Below is a window of Paraburkholderia kururiensis DNA.
AATGGTAGTGACGCCGCGGTGGTCTGACGTCGTCGAACACCCTGACTCGCCGTCAGTTAGTCAGGTAAGAAGCAACCGCACCTTTGACGGTGAAACCGTCAAGCTGCTCTTACGAGGTGAACCAGTTTATGCGCGTATTTGTCGATACTGAGTTCACCGACTTCATCGACTGTGATCTGATCAGCATTGCACTGGTTACAGACGACGACCGCGAATTCTATGGGGAACGGATTGATTTTGATTATCAAGCCTGCAACGCATTCGTTCGCGAGGCCGTTCTTCCGCAGCTTGGTCGATATCCTGATCGAACGTTTACCCGTGAGGGTCTTCGATCAGCGCTTATTGAGTGGATAGGGCAGTTTGATGGTGGAACATTCTGTATAGACTTTCGCACAGACTGGGATTTGCTCGTAGATGCCCTGAACGGCGTACCAGATGGATGGGGTATTGAGCTCGTATGGGATCAAGCTGACAAGGCCCGACTGGAGCTGTACTTTCGGAAATTTGGCGGCCGGCATCACGCACTGCATGATGCGCGCGCATTGCGGTACGCTATGCAAGGGCAAACTCCCTCCGCTTGACATTGTGCCTTGACGTGTCGTGGCGTATTCCGGTGTCCGCAATTGACTGTGGAGAAAGAGGGGAAACTCATCGAACCGCTGCTCATATTTCTCGATTTTGATGGCGTGCTGCATCCATTTGCGGATCGCCATATACGGCGATATTGTGATCTGCCGGAATTTGAACGGGTTCTGCGGCTCAGCGACGAGGCGAGGATCGTTATAACGTCAAGCCTTCGCGAGGACAGGCCGCTTTCCGAACTACGTGGGATTTTCTCGCCGGATATCCAGCCGCGTGTCATAGGCAAGACGCCCATCCTTGCGATCGATAGCGCGAATGAT
It encodes the following:
- a CDS encoding HAD domain-containing protein encodes the protein MEKEGKLIEPLLIFLDFDGVLHPFADRHIRRYCDLPEFERVLRLSDEARIVITSSLREDRPLSELRGIFSPDIQPRVIGKTPILAIDSANDLAGSRYREIQCYLYDHPARRWIALDDDATLFPPECPNLIVCDCGFSDVVAQRLNRMLIGNPR